Genomic window (Sediminispirochaeta smaragdinae DSM 11293):
TCTCCCAATCGTCATCAACATCGGACTCATCACGCGTCTCCATAAAAAACGGATAGAGAATTCCTGAAATATAGAGGCGACTGGATATCGGCTGGTTAATCGAAAGGCGAAGTCCCAGATCGATATATTCGTCATACTCTAGGTCTTCTAAACCAATACCAGTGTGGGCCTCAATGCCTATACCGAACTCGGAATCAGTCTGGGCAGAAGAGAATAGGTATGCCACATGGGTCCCAACGACTAATAGGTTGGGGTAGCTGGCGGTTTCGCTAGCATAATCGAAGAGAAACATCTGAACTTTAACCCCCGCTTCAATATTCGATGTATGAAGCACCAATTCAGCGGTTCCATCGCTCGAAAGTTGAACACCAAGACCGGAACGAATAGGATCGGCATGAACCTCAGCAGAAAACGAAGAAAGGAAAATAACCATTGCGAAGAAAAAACATACCTTTTTCATAACGTAAAGCCTCCTTCCAAATATGTTTGCTGGTATTAAAAAGTATACCACATAATCATCTCCATCCGTTGACCTTTTACTATACGGATCAAAAAAACGACATTACTGGTTCTGATTGCCTAAAAGGCAAATGCTACGTATATTGACTCCATGAAAAAGAGAAAACAAATAGCCTTAGTGGCACATGACAACCGAAAAAAGGACCTCATTGAGTGGGTTGAATATAATTGGGAATCTTTAATTCCTCATCGCCTCTTCTGTACCGGGACAACCGGTACACTGGTTGAAAAAGCTTTTCTTTCCAAAATTGACGACCAGAAAGATGAGAAGAAATACAGCAAGAGTGATTTGGATATTAAAAAACTGAAATCTGGTCCGTTAGGGGGGGATCAGCAGCTGGGGGCCCTCATAGCAGAAGGAGCAATCGATATGATGATTTTCTTGTGGGACCCCATGGAGCCTCAACCTCATGATGTGGATGTAAAGGCCCTTACCCGGATTGCCGTTTTATACAATGTACCTCTAGCCAATAACCGCTCTACCGCCGACTATATGATCTCATCCAGCCTATTCGAAAGCGAATATGTTCCCCGGCTCAAGGATTACTCCGAGTACATCAACAGAAAAGTTTAACTACTGTCCGGAATCGTGGTGGAAAATGAATAAAATCTCCTTTTCTCGTAGTTACTTATAGTAAGAACAATACGAAAAAGGAGTTTCCCATGTTCCATCCCCCCTCCTGCCCCAACCCCCATTGCCTCAACCACTTCTCTCCAAAAGGCCACTGGTTCTTTAGAACAGGCTCCTACTCCACCCAAACCTCTCCCCGCATCCAAAAGTTCAAATGCAAAACCTGCCACCTCTCCTTCTCCACTCGCACCTTCAGCATCGACTACTGGACCCATTTCCACCTCCCCTACACAACCATCCTCTCTCACCTCGTCACCAGCTCCGGTATCAGAGACCTCTCCCGTATCCTTAAGGTCTCATGCTCCACCATCTCAGACCGTATCCGTCGCCTTTCCCACCAGTGCCTTGCCTCTTCTGCCTCCCTCACCTCAGACATGAACCTCCACGAAGACCTGGTCGCAGACGGCTTTGAAAGCTTTGTCTGTTCCCAGTACCTCCCCAACAACATCCACATCCTGGCAGGAAAAGACTCCCAGTTCTGGTTCCTCTCCGACTATGCACAGCTGACCAGAAAGGGACGTATGACCTGCTATCAGAAGAAGAAAAACAGGGTGATCAAGGAGAAGCTAAAGGTCTATAGAGGAAGTGTTTATCAGTCCTTTCAGAATGTCGTGGCAAAGGTGCTTGCCCTGACCGAGCAATCGGAGAGGGATAGGGTGAAGTTGTATACCGATGAGCATACGCAATACAAAAGAGTGATGAAGGGACTACCGGCAGAGGTGGCCGGAATGATAGAGCACCACAGGATCAGTTCGAAGAGGGTTCGGGATCTGTGTAATCCCCTCTTTAGTGTGAATTATCTTGACAGGGAGATACGGAAGGATGACTCGGATCATGTGAGGCAGACGGTCCAGTTTGCCCGGAGTACGGTGAACATGCTGGAGCGGCTTGAGATCTACCGGTATTATCACAACTTTATGAAGCCCTATCGGGTTGGGGGAAAGGATGAGAAGCGGGGGCAGACACATGGGGTGGTGGCTGGGATAGAAGGGAAAAGGATAGCGTCCGAGCTGAGGAGTTTGTATACCAGGCGGAGGTTTTTCTTACGGAATCAGCCCATGAATCGGAGTGGGAGGGAGCTGTGGGTCAGGTGTATTCCTACACCCTTACGGTGTGAAGGGTTATCCTAAAAGTGCAGTCTAAAAACACCCGAAAATAAAAGGGGTGGATTTATGAGACGTTATAACGAAGAGTTTAGGGAGCAAGCATTAAAGCTGTCGGATGAGATTGGAGTAAAAAAAGCAAGCGGAACAGCTGGGAATCATTTACGGGACACTAATGGACTGGAGGAAAAGCAGAAACCGGAAAAAGGAGGGTTCGGCAGAACCTGAAATACTACCGTTGACGGAACGGGAACGGCACATGCTCAAGGAGATACATGAGTTGAAGGAAGCGAATGAGATCCTGAAGGATGCCCTGGGTTTTTTCGTAAAAGACCGGAAGAAGTAAGCAAAAGGAGCATGTTCGGATACATCCGAGAAACAAAGGGAAGGAAAAGATTTTCAGTTGTGCGGATGTGTAAAGCCCTAAAAGTCAGCGAAACAGGATATTACAAGTGGAAACGCACGGGTAATAAGCCGAAAGCATGGCAGCTTCTTCTGGTCAAAATCCATAAGATTCTTGATGAGCACCCGGATAATCAGAATTATGGGATAAAGAGAATCCTGATAGCACTGGAGCAACGGGGAGAGCGAGTATCACGATCAACAGTCATCAGAGCCATGAGAAAGGGAAATCTTCTTCATGCAAGCCCCAGAAGACCGGAGGGAGTGACAAAAGCGGAGGAAAAAGCACAGAGGCCGAAGAACCTTCTCCAGAGGGACTTTAGTGCAACGGGTCCGAATGAGAAATGGCTTACTGATATAACGCAGATACCCTGTTTAGACGGCACACTTTACATAGCCCCGATCTTTGACTGCTTTGGTGGAGAGATTATTGCACTGGCAATGGAGAGCACCATGAAGAAAGAGCTTTGTATACAAGCGGTGAAGGAGGCATATAGAACCAGGAATCCGGGAAGTGGGGTAATTATTCACAGTGATGCGGGAAGTCAGTACACCAGTGAGTTGTACAAGAAAACACTCGGAGGATTCCACGCTGTACAGAGTATGAGCGATGTGGGGAAGTGCTACGACAATGCGCGTATGGAAAGCTTTTTTGCGACACTGAAAAAGGAAAAACTGTATCAAATGAACACCATGAAAAGGACTAGGGAAGATGTAAAAACCATAGTCTGGCGCTACGTCATGGTATACTACAACCGACAGCGTATAAGCACGGTGAACAAAGGCGGCTTACCGCCGACTATGTTCAGGATTCAGGCCGCAGCAAGACAGGCTGCTGCTTAGCATAACATTTGGGGCGTTTGGGGTCTGCACTTATTTTGACTTTTCCAGTGGATGATTGACTATCTTCCTTCTTATGCATGGGCTTAAAGGTAAAGGAATCACCACGATTCCGGACAGTAGCTACCTGACAAACCTTGGTCGGCTTGAATGAGGATTATACCAGTTTTTCAAATTCCTGCTGATCGGTTCATCTTCCCAGGCCAAATAATCCTGCCACAGCTTTTCCCGGATCAAAAGATAACCATACCCAAGGCTGCGAATTTCTCCGGTTTCGACGGCAGCAGGATAACGCCGTTTGATAACAGATTCCGGAGCCTCATAGGCAAGCCGCCACAACCTTCCTTCTGGAACAGGAAAATCGGGTTCATAGTTAAGGGCATCACGAAAGTCCTTGTAAAAGGTATAGACGTGGTTTAATCCCTGATGGGCAATGACAAGGCTGTCGTCGGAAAGATCCACCGAGGCCACCACCTTCCGATAGAGACCATACGGCGGATCTTGCTTCGGCTTATAGACCGTTATCGTTGCAAACGTCAGAAAAACTCCGACACCGGCCAAGAAGGGCCGCAGCCAAGATTGCCTCCCCAGAGCCTTGGGAAAAAGTTCGGCGGCAAAGAAGCATGTAAGCGCGATCCCGCAGGGTGTGGCCGAAAGGAAAAGACGATAGCCCAAATCCAAACTATCAAGTCGCCAAAAAGGAAAATAGAGCACTGGAATCCCAAGAAGAAGCAAGGAAAACGTTCTTTTTTTGATGACATACAAGAAAGCAAATAGGTATACCAGTAGGAAGAGAAGGCTCATCTCAAGGCAAACGGAAACGGGAAGGTGTTTTCTAAAAAAAGGAGATAAAAGCGGCAGCCCCGGCAGGAGGGAGAAGCCGGCTCGAAATCTAAGGTAATCGCCTTTGAATAAAAGGGCCAGGATAGCCACTACTCCGGCAATGGAAAGCAGAAAAATTTGCAGCCTTCGGGAGAGGCGGGAGCAGAGGAAAAGGAGGAAAAGGACAAACAGATAGACCGCCGTAACGGGATGGCTAAGGACGGCCCCTGCGGCACAGAGAATCGTACCGGCTCCGGACAAAATCGCCGGAGTATCCAGAAAAGAGAGGATACATAAGCAAAAGAAGAGAAAAAAGACAAGCCCCAAAAGATTGTTCAGATAGTTCACCGCCATCAATGCCAGTGAAGGTGAGGCGGATGCAACGAGTGAGGCAAGGAGGGCGAAAGCCCTCTGATTGGAAAACAGCCTGTTGAGAAGTAAAAAAAGAGCAACAGGAAGCAGCGCCGAACATAGGGCCGAGGCAATCTTTACACCGAGGATAGGAGAGCCGGAAAGAAGCCCCAAGAGGCCACTCACATAATAGAACGGAGCCAGGCTGAAATTCTCCAGATGCCCCCGCTCCATAAAGGAACGGGCCTCCATGGCATAAAAATAACCGTCGAGGCCGCACGGTTCCGAGCTTTTACTCAACATAATGAGACGCGAAGAGAAAAGGAGCAGAGACAACAGCAGCAGAATGATCATATCGATCGTCCGCTCACGGCGTTGGGGGAGGCTCACATGCGTTCCTCAAGTCCAGAGAATCGAAAGGCGTACTTGGAGCTTTGCCTGTAAAACCCGAGCTTTCTGACCATGGCAGCGGCAGGATCATTGAAGGACCAAATATGACACACTGCTTCCCGAGCCCTTCGCGTGCGTCCGAGCGCAAGTGCGGCCCGGACCAACTCCGATCCGACGGCCTCAGTCCTGGTATCCGGCAAAACGAAGATGGCGTGTAATTCCTGAATAGAGGCGTCCCGAAGAAGCGCGACGGCCGGGGTCTTACGGAATGTACCGGCGATAAAGCCGGAGAGTGCGCTCCCCGCATCGGCCACAAGAAGGAAGGATTCGGCATCTGCGGTATAGTGCAGATGTCTTGTAAGACGCTCATCATCACCGGGGATCCTGAAACGGGAAGGGTCTGATTCGACATGAAAGCGATCGAATTCGCCCCAAAGGTCCAGCACGGAAGCAAGATCCTCGGCCCTGTAGCTGCGTATCACTCGGCATCCCTCCGAAGGCTATCCAGAAGAGGAGCGTACATCATGAGGGCGTGGTTTTCCGCCACGTACTGGTCATCGATCTCTTGCCCGTCACGCAGCACCCTGCGCCTGAGAATATTGTGGCGCAGGTACACCCCTGCGGCCTCCTGGCTTATCCAGTGCTTTTGCTCGTACACTTCGTAGCGAAGATCGATGGGGCAAGGTGCACTCCAGCTTCCGTGCAAGAATTCATCATCCAACCAGAGACGAAGGCGGTAGGCCACGGCATCGTCGTTACGGATCTGGAGATCACGATAGTTATATACGCAGGTGGCTCCCGATCCGAAGGGCTGGGTGCGGTTCGAATCGGGGAACACATCGTAGCTGTGGCGAAAACGCTCGATTACCGTTAGGGGAGTATGAATCGTCATCCAGTATATCAAATTGGAAAGCTGGCAGAGTCCTCCGCCGATATGGGCCATGGGATGTCCGTTGACCAGAACCATCCCTTTCCTGAATCCCCGCCGATGGGAGGGCGGACCGATGAGCCGCCAATAGGAGAAGACCTCTCCCGGCTCTATCACGACTCCGTCGAGACGACGAACGGCAAGGGAAAGGTTGTGCACCTTGTTTCGCTCAAGCTCTTTATCGCTTCCGCTCAGATGCCGAAACAGAGGCGTCTTATGTTCGGTACAGAGAAAGCCGAAATTTACGGTACCCTTTCTCCTTTTTCGGGGAGAGGAAACGAAGCGGCCTGCAAAGCGTATCCAAAGCACATAACGGAGAAACGTATACACAATCCTGCCGATGAAAATACGAAGAGGCGATCTGTGCTTGGCCGGAACATAATACCTATGCTTTCTTCTATTCAGCATCAAGACACACTATTACGGCCACTCATCAACAAATGTATACAGCATGATCCGATCAGGGTCCACAACCCGATAATACTCTCCGTTTACGTACAACCCCACAGTTCCATCGAGCTTTATGGGAATCACCGTCCTTACCGTTACATAGTCGATTTGTTCGTCCTTGATGATCCTGAAATTCGCAAGGGTATAGGAGGGAGGATAGCGGTCATAGGAAAACCTTTCATGAATAAAATAATCGTAATTATCCGGATCGTAGCCCTTTACATCGCCTTTAAATGCAAGGAGCCGATCCTCGTCATCACAATCTCCGAAGTAGATATCATCTTCTTTTTCTTTACTTCGGAGATATGCATCCACTCGTTTCTGAGGCATGGGCTGCTCATAGGAAACCTTCGTCATTCTGCCTTGCCCATCGGACCCCATCAGATTTTTGATGATATAGCCGTAGCCGGAATCGTTAACGATATAAAGGGTATCGTCACTGTTGCCGTCTTCGGACCGCTTATAGAGGGCCGCAAAATGCTCCTTGAAGTTTTCGCTGTCCTCCTGAAGCATCAGACGCGAATTCTCTTCCTGAACAGCCCGTATGGCCGCAATGTTCGTAAAAGGAATAGGTTTCCCTTTATACAAAAGGCGCATATCAGACAGACAGGTGTCGTCGTATTTACTTCCTTTGTACACCTTCTCAATCTCAAGGGTGATGGTTTGGGCCGTCTGGGGAAGTCCAAACGAGACGGACTGCCATCCCTCCGTATCATCCTTTAGGGTATAGCTTTTCTGCTGAAAGTGCTCTCCGGCGACCTGGGTCAGCTTCAGTTCCGCGACCCGATTATTCTTGTGGTAATAGTCGTTACCGCTTGCAAAGCCATTGACGATCTGAATCTCGTCAAAGGAAACCGGCTGAGCGAATTCAACGGTAACAGCCTCCCCTATCCCCGGACCTCCGGCATCGGCTTCGCACCAGGTGGTGGAAAAATCCCCGTCGAGAATATTAATGGGGGGATAAAGGTATTTCCCCTGAAACT
Coding sequences:
- a CDS encoding methylglyoxal synthase yields the protein MKKRKQIALVAHDNRKKDLIEWVEYNWESLIPHRLFCTGTTGTLVEKAFLSKIDDQKDEKKYSKSDLDIKKLKSGPLGGDQQLGALIAEGAIDMMIFLWDPMEPQPHDVDVKALTRIAVLYNVPLANNRSTADYMISSSLFESEYVPRLKDYSEYINRKV
- a CDS encoding IS3 family transposase, with translation MFGYIRETKGRKRFSVVRMCKALKVSETGYYKWKRTGNKPKAWQLLLVKIHKILDEHPDNQNYGIKRILIALEQRGERVSRSTVIRAMRKGNLLHASPRRPEGVTKAEEKAQRPKNLLQRDFSATGPNEKWLTDITQIPCLDGTLYIAPIFDCFGGEIIALAMESTMKKELCIQAVKEAYRTRNPGSGVIIHSDAGSQYTSELYKKTLGGFHAVQSMSDVGKCYDNARMESFFATLKKEKLYQMNTMKRTREDVKTIVWRYVMVYYNRQRISTVNKGGLPPTMFRIQAAARQAAA
- a CDS encoding glycosyltransferase family 39 protein, which codes for MSLPQRRERTIDMIILLLLSLLLFSSRLIMLSKSSEPCGLDGYFYAMEARSFMERGHLENFSLAPFYYVSGLLGLLSGSPILGVKIASALCSALLPVALFLLLNRLFSNQRAFALLASLVASASPSLALMAVNYLNNLLGLVFFLFFCLCILSFLDTPAILSGAGTILCAAGAVLSHPVTAVYLFVLFLLFLCSRLSRRLQIFLLSIAGVVAILALLFKGDYLRFRAGFSLLPGLPLLSPFFRKHLPVSVCLEMSLLFLLVYLFAFLYVIKKRTFSLLLLGIPVLYFPFWRLDSLDLGYRLFLSATPCGIALTCFFAAELFPKALGRQSWLRPFLAGVGVFLTFATITVYKPKQDPPYGLYRKVVASVDLSDDSLVIAHQGLNHVYTFYKDFRDALNYEPDFPVPEGRLWRLAYEAPESVIKRRYPAAVETGEIRSLGYGYLLIREKLWQDYLAWEDEPISRNLKNWYNPHSSRPRFVR
- a CDS encoding GNAT family N-acetyltransferase — encoded protein: MIRSYRAEDLASVLDLWGEFDRFHVESDPSRFRIPGDDERLTRHLHYTADAESFLLVADAGSALSGFIAGTFRKTPAVALLRDASIQELHAIFVLPDTRTEAVGSELVRAALALGRTRRAREAVCHIWSFNDPAAAMVRKLGFYRQSSKYAFRFSGLEERM
- a CDS encoding VanW family protein, coding for MLNRRKHRYYVPAKHRSPLRIFIGRIVYTFLRYVLWIRFAGRFVSSPRKRRKGTVNFGFLCTEHKTPLFRHLSGSDKELERNKVHNLSLAVRRLDGVVIEPGEVFSYWRLIGPPSHRRGFRKGMVLVNGHPMAHIGGGLCQLSNLIYWMTIHTPLTVIERFRHSYDVFPDSNRTQPFGSGATCVYNYRDLQIRNDDAVAYRLRLWLDDEFLHGSWSAPCPIDLRYEVYEQKHWISQEAAGVYLRHNILRRRVLRDGQEIDDQYVAENHALMMYAPLLDSLRRDAE
- a CDS encoding NADase-type glycan-binding domain-containing protein; this translates as MKYYKSVVLFLLLPFSLCAQEHWFMAQTDHAEIQSVTATSELVEAQFQGKYLYPPINILDGDFSTTWCEADAGGPGIGEAVTVEFAQPVSFDEIQIVNGFASGNDYYHKNNRVAELKLTQVAGEHFQQKSYTLKDDTEGWQSVSFGLPQTAQTITLEIEKVYKGSKYDDTCLSDMRLLYKGKPIPFTNIAAIRAVQEENSRLMLQEDSENFKEHFAALYKRSEDGNSDDTLYIVNDSGYGYIIKNLMGSDGQGRMTKVSYEQPMPQKRVDAYLRSKEKEDDIYFGDCDDEDRLLAFKGDVKGYDPDNYDYFIHERFSYDRYPPSYTLANFRIIKDEQIDYVTVRTVIPIKLDGTVGLYVNGEYYRVVDPDRIMLYTFVDEWP